In a genomic window of Helianthus annuus cultivar XRQ/B chromosome 10, HanXRQr2.0-SUNRISE, whole genome shotgun sequence:
- the LOC118482665 gene encoding uncharacterized protein LOC118482665, whose amino-acid sequence MNRIVTVEVLKKRNVNVADPNCCLCGEIDETKEHLFCACSIASLLWNRISAWCKIPNIFVFSFRDLLEIHDHVGLSGIKKEALKRIIRIWCWNIWRARNGPKFNNIAVKVKKIISEVKSVGFLWYNVRSKNSNVSWED is encoded by the coding sequence ATGAATAGAATCGTGACTGTGGAAGTCTTAAAGAAAAGGAACGTGAATGTGGCAGATCCGAATTGTTGTTTGTGCGGTGAAATTGACGAGACAAAGGAACATCTTTTCTGTGCTTGTTCGATTGCGTCTTTGTTGTGGAATCGTATCAGTGCCTGGTGTAAGATTCCAAATATTTTCGTATTCTCGTTTAGAGATTTGCTGGAAATCCACGATCACGTCGGTTTAAGTGGAATTAAAAAAGAGGCGTTGAAACGTATTATTCGAATATGGTGCTGGAATATTTGGAGAGCTAGAAACGGGCCGAAGTTCAACAACATAGCGGTCAAAGTGAAGAAAATTATTAGTGAGGTTAAATCGGTTGGGTTTCTTTGGTACAATGTTAGATCGAAAAATAGTAATGTCTCGTGGGAAGATTGA